The genomic interval GATTCCAACAACTCCTCTGATCGAGACCAGATGCCCGACGCCGATGCCCAAGCCACTAGTAGCTCCGGTGCAGCCACCACTTCCACTCGCAGACCACGCGGCCGTCCTCAAGGCTCGAAGAACAAGCCGAAGCCACCGATTATCGTAACGCGGGACAGCCCCAGCGCCCTCCGATCCCACGTCCTGGAGGTGTCGAATGCCGCCGATATCGTGGAGAGCGTTTCGAATTTTGCgaggagaagagggagaggagtCTGTGTGCTCAGCGGAACTGGGATGGTGGCGAACGTTACTCTGCGGCAACCTGCGGCTCCGGCACCGGGGAGTGTGGTGACGCTGCACGGGAGGTTCGAGATTCTGTCTCTTTCGGGGACCGTGCTCCCACCTCCGGCACCTCCTGGTGCTGGGGGGTTGTCAATATTTTTGTCTGGTGCACAGGGACAGGTAGTTGGGGGAAGTGTAGTGGGACCCTTAATGGCCTCGGGTCCGGTGGTTTTGATGGCTGCGTCGTTTGCCAACGCCGTGTTCGAACGTCTATCTTTGGATGTGGAGGAAGCTGGGGCCGTGCAAGTCCGACCCACTGCATCACAGCCTTCGGGAGTGACTGGAGGCGGGGGGCTCCTTGGGGAGGGTGGGGGTGGAGGTACTGTTTCTCTTTCTAGTATGGGAGCTGGGAATATGGGGAATTTTCCATTTTCGGGTGATCTGTTTGGCTGGGGTACTGGGAGTAGTACTGCTCCAAGGCCTCCATTTTAATTGGTCTTGATTCCaagtgagatatatatataatactggAAATGTTAGACTTGAGTAATTATCAGGGATATTGGAGAAGCTAGCTAGGAGGAGAATTAAGAAGATCATATATGGTCAGATCAAGAGATCACCCTGTAAAGTTTCCTTCAGCTTTTTAGTTAAAAATTGTTCGTGATATATCCAACGTGATATTAGTCCTGATCTCAACTTGTCTCTCGGCAAAGAACAAGAAAGGGTTTCTCCAGTTAAAAGCAAATTAACCAATTAAGGATTGATCTGCAGACTTCTCGGAGGTCAGTCATGAgaaaccattttcttttttctaggcCTTCATGATCTCCCTCTTGATCTTTCcgatgtcattttttttttcgatctTTCTTAATATCTCTGCTTAGTTGAGCAAGTTTTAGGTGTTTATTCACATATATATGAGGGCCAGCTAGCTAGAATTGCATGTATTGAGGAAACATATATACAGCAATTAATCATGTCTATGATGGCATATAAATATAGGGCAGCTAGGCCGGGCGCTAGCTTATTAGTGTCTTTAATTCCATCTCTATGATGCTGCGTGCGCACTTCATCAAATGCCTTTTTCCtgtttataaatttaatgattGAATATAAGAATaagtttattaatatatagtttctttaatttacacaaatatatatgaaactgTTGATACTCCTCCTTTTTAACAATCAGCTCTTAATttgttcatttatatatatatatatatatatatctatatatatatttgtgtgtgtgggTGGGTACATCTATATATggtctatattatatatatggtagatGCATGAACCTGCTGAAGACCCCTCCGATCCCCATGCTGCAAATGGTAGCTAGTACTCTTCGCTTATCCTGCGTCATGCATGCGTGAAGCCATATTCATGTGTTCTCCCCCATCTTTTTTATACATTCAGTAGATTTTCTACTTAACCAACATGTAAAAAGCACAGTGAAGAACCCCAAAATTAGCTTGTTCCTCAACAGCGTAAAACCCTAGCTTGTTCTTCCATCTGAAGTTTGAGGATCAATTTGTAGTGTTGCAAGATCACCAAGTGTCTCTATCTGAACTTGCCAGTCTCTTCTGCCAACTTAGAGTACTATTAATTGGCTGATCACCAATCAAACGTTACATGCATGAGCGGTAGAAAGTAGCTAGAAAATTAACGTTCAGTAGTAAATTACTTGCATGCTGTCAGTTGCAAATTAAATGTCAAAACATCATGATATGTTTACAGAGAAAAAAGAGGCACtgataaaaaattttagtttctaattaatttcttagaTCTCTTTTTGCAAGTTGGAATAAATTAAATGCTAGTATATAGatcattttgaaaaacttttgtATCACGTAATTAATACCAAAGGATAAGATCACGTGGACTTTCCAGCTAGCTGCTAGGTACTTTGAATAGATCAGATGCTCTTTAattttagtatatagttaattatatatttgctgAGACGAGAGACTAACAAGATTATTAATGCATCATGTTTTCTTTATTATGTGCTTCAATCTGTGCATTAAttatagtagtagtagtagtactaacTAGGGATggatgaataattttttaaccaatTCATAAATTAGATCGGTCGACGATGCTATAATTTGCTTGGCAATTGGTTAATTTGGATCGTTTGATGCATTAATTGCATGCCAGTATTAATGAAACATGCATGCAGCCTGGCCCCTAGCTAGCTATATTTCTCTAGTGGCTAAATTTTTGCCTTAAATGCCAAGCTAGTTATTATAAAGTACTTTGGCTATTAATCATGATGTAGATCGATCAAGctttctatatctatatatatataaatattctttctatatctatatatatatatataatatttatatatatagcttgctTGATCGATTAATCTctaatattaatctatttaagTAGTCCTAAGTCATGGGCTCTCTTTGATCTCTCTGATGATCTCTAGAATTTATAAGAGAATTAGATCATCCTTTGACCAATGTATGGAGAaaattctattatatttatttcttcttcttctatcattttttttctccatatgTAGCAATTTATGAATATGGGGAAGAAATATCATGAACAAGCTAGCATGCAGGAAGTAGCTAGGAATTACTATATGTAAAAGATGATCATGGTGCAGTACTACTGTTGATTGACGTTGGAATCATGATCAGGCCGatcatttttccattttgcaCCGCACCAAGTCGTGgtcgtggtggtggtggtgctgcACATCATGAATTGTctcgtgtgtgtatatatataattttaagagagagagagagagagagagagagagtccacTGGGCTATCTGCATATTAGTAGAAAAATGTttgttgttatatataatatatgtgtgtgtctGAGAGCATGAGATAGAATTAATGTTTGATAGACCGTACCGTactaattaattgaattttctcAAAGTTTTGATCTGGTCGGCCCACCAATTTTGTGCTAccaattcttatatatatatatatatatatatatatatatatatatatatataacgctACTCTTCCAGCTGTTTAATCAATATTTAATTAGTAGTTAATGGATaatgcttaattaatttcaccaattaattaattttcatataatatcgGATCGAGGAGATCGGTTCTCCATTTTATCACCTACCTAGGCTTTCTAGTACAAATTAATTAACAGCCGACCAATATCATTACATCATGTTTAAACCGCCAatgcatataaaaaagaaaaaaaaaaaaaaagtaggacaTATACATTAAAAATAACTCACTTCGACAGGAGCTAGCAACCTCCAACAGGGACGAAGACGAGGAACAATAAGGTGGGATCGAGtcagaattttgagaaataattataataagatctatatatcttatattaattatatggtGGGGATTTTGATACGTGCCTTATTATCTTGCTATATTTAACCAATCACATATTACAGACGATTTAGGGTGTTATTATCTTGATACGTACGTACCTTATTATCTTGCTAAATTATAACATTTAATTCAGACGAAATATTCTTTTCGTGCTAATGatttataaattgtttttatGGTTGATGTTGTAGGGTCATTATCATCTATCTATTACATTAACAATATTAGTCAATTGCTACACTTAGGTGTTACGAGGAATATAATGTTTGTTTCGCAAAGAGGtcttatataaataaagtttctaaattaatgtgatttatcGTGATACATCAAGTTATTAAGGTttctttgttataaaatatatatgatatatcaaattTAGCCATATTAGAGAAGTATTGCTACagatataaaagaattatacaaaattaaattcacagAATAATGTGTCTTCATataatccgttagatctattttatgatacaaataactttacaatttaatgtaCCACATCAAACTATATTACTTTGTAGATTTACTCTATCAAGATTCATTGCATAAgttttagagtaatgctacatatagttgtGGAGTGTGCAAGAGCTGCAAAactgttttgaaaaagagtgaggtctactattaaaaaattaattttttatgtggattccttatttacttaattttttaaatagattacGCGACACTtgtgcactccacgactgcaaatattatttctctaagttttatatatttttataaacaagttttgctacttatcatctccacacatcataacacttttttttttaaaaaagttttttttataagtttttgtttgttttattcttcttaaactaattaaatttttctacttataatctatataccacacatttaataaaaaaaataaaaaagtatatagtatataatgtgtaaaaataatgaataaaatttttcttctataaatataaTGCCTCGTTATAAAATAACGAGTCCAAGTATTCTAAACTTGAATTGGGCTGCGCTAAACGGCCCATCACTTCTTAGTTAACGCAGTCCAACAATCAGTCCAGTGGGGTCCGTCCCATCGTGATTCTCCCTGGTTACGCTGCCCACTTATTTATTCGACCAAAACGGGAAGGATTAGGGCTTTCTAAAATTTCTATCTGGTTTCATTGCTCTACTTGATTCTCTCTCCTTCGAATTTTTCGAGGCTTGGGAGTTTGATTTCGCGGGTTTTCTAGATTTTCTCCTTCAGGTCTTTGATTCAGGTCTCTCACAAACTCAGCCACTCGTAATTGCTTTTAGCATACAGTTTTCGGTCTAATTATATGATTTctagtttgtttgtttgtgagTTTTGATCTGTAAATTCAGTAGGAAGAAGCAATGGATGAGGGGAAACATAAGTCTAGGAGGGAGGATTCGGAGAGGAGCGAGGAGGATTTGAAGCGGAGCCACCGGGACCGGGATAGAGAAAGAGATAAGGAGAGGAACGGGGATAAGCACAAGGAGAAGAGGAACCGTGATAGTCGGCgatccgagagagagaggagtagTGATTCTGATGGAATGCATGatagggagagggagagggagagggagaagcaTAGAACGCGGAGTCGGGATGATGAGAAGGAAAGagcgagagagaagaagagggaaagagagagggaagatagagagagggagagggagaaagagagagagaaagagaagagggagagggcgagggagaaagaaagggagagggaaagggaacgagagaagagagaacgtgatagagaggagagggagagggagagggaaagagagaaggaaagggAAAGGAGGGAgcgtgaaagagagagagagaaggagaggagaATGCGTGACAGGGAGAAGCGGCGAGCGGCTGATAGTGATCACAGCAATGACGAGGATGAGCACAGGGAGCGTGATAGGAAGCGGCATAGGAGAGATGACGGTGATCACAGGGAGAGAGATCGTGAACGGAGTAGCAGCAGGCCTCGCAAACACAGGGACGACAGTGAAGAGATCCCAAGGAGAAAGAACGGTGATGATGACTcggagaagatagagaagaaaGCGACACGTGAAGAGGAGTTAGAGGACGAGCAGAAGAGATTGGATGAGGAAATGGAGAAGCGAAGGAGGAGAGTGCAGGAGTGGCAAGAGTTGAGGAGAGTGAAGGAAGAAGCTGAGAGAGAAAAACGTGGGGAAGCGGATGCTCATGAACCTATGTCTGGCAAGACCTGGACTCTTGAAGGGGAATCTGACGATGAAGAAGCACCGGGAAAATTGGAGACGGACATGGATGTTGGTGAAGATGCCAAGCCTACAACCGAACAAGCTGGTGATTCAGTGTTGGTTGATTCTCACAATGGAAACGTGACATCCACTTCACAGGAGGTGGTTGATGTTTCTGCCGAGGATGATGAAATCGACCCATTGGATGCCTTCATGAATTCTATGGTGTTGCCTGAGGTTGAGAAGCTAAAAGATAGTTTGGCTCCTTCAAATGCTAATGATAAGATTGTTGACTTGAATAACAAAGATAAGGAGCATGAAGGAAGTAACGGTCAACAGCCACTGAAGGCTTCAAATAAATCTATGGGTCGAATAATGCAGGGCGAAGATTCCGAGTCAGATTATGGTGACCCTGATAATGATGAGGATACTTTGGAAGATGAAGACGATGATGAGTTCATGAAAAGGGTGAAGAAGACAAAAGCGGAGAAGCTTTCAATAGTTGACCACTCGAAGATTGATTATCAACCATTCCGGAAAAATTTCTACATTGAAGTGAAAGAGATATCAAAGATGACTTCTGAAGACGTTGCTGCTTACCGGAAACAATTGGAATTGAAGATACACGGTAAGG from Juglans microcarpa x Juglans regia isolate MS1-56 chromosome 4S, Jm3101_v1.0, whole genome shotgun sequence carries:
- the LOC121263533 gene encoding AT-hook motif nuclear-localized protein 25-like yields the protein MAGYNEANQTGSGYFHHLLIPELHLRRPPISTINPQHQPSSQQTSDSNNSSDRDQMPDADAQATSSSGAATTSTRRPRGRPQGSKNKPKPPIIVTRDSPSALRSHVLEVSNAADIVESVSNFARRRGRGVCVLSGTGMVANVTLRQPAAPAPGSVVTLHGRFEILSLSGTVLPPPAPPGAGGLSIFLSGAQGQVVGGSVVGPLMASGPVVLMAASFANAVFERLSLDVEEAGAVQVRPTASQPSGVTGGGGLLGEGGGGGTVSLSSMGAGNMGNFPFSGDLFGWGTGSSTAPRPPF